In Haematobia irritans isolate KBUSLIRL chromosome 1, ASM5000362v1, whole genome shotgun sequence, a genomic segment contains:
- the LOC142220358 gene encoding mitochondrial sodium/calcium exchanger protein-like gives MLIENFNTSNQTQPYFLGHDNFVQDVHTVSCALVTTLPYDKRCAYVRANEQCSKDVFLTNYIEMFYCGVDTSNVYLVACGICGLVLCCATLFLILGSTADGFFCPSLKVLSAMLNLNENVAGVTLLAFGNCAPDMITSITGLRGESRRLYSDTLGGALFVVFGVAGSIVAFVPFITQPSNFLRDTLFLLFTVVFMDYSMITDMSITIWEGSEILFIYLFYIMVVCLDQYLVVRKLKAMKAENSLSIISSELYSRLSREAHFEIHSRRSSQNMEWNSMPFNRSNGPNYLLWSQFIKSINPIDEEEWMESGQLFRIVICIKAPIIFCLRLLIPIVDFELDDHGWSKLLNSLQIILLPSFILWILFDLQVYTVSIWIWSLLITMPMGILMFCKTRTDTTPEAQKYLAIISALGSVYVIYACASETISILNVLGLITHRSNSFLGCTLLAWGNSIGDLVANIALARQGYQKMGFSACFGGPLFNTLIGIGLGMTYKASISNELKTNKKSIAEGTMGANITVFMIIGLVLLVFAASTTNFILRRSIGVFMILIYLIFFIFTFLGELEIIHPYGNDHRMDMRLEESDL, from the exons atgttaatagaaaatttcaataccaGCAATCAAACACAGCCATATTTTCTGGGCCATGACAATTTTGTGCAAGATGTTCATACG GTTTCCTGTGCCTTGGTCACCACATTACCATATGACAAACGCTGTGCCTATGTCCGAGCTAATGAACAATGTTCGAAAGATGTCTTTCTGACCAATTACATTGAAATGTTCTATTGTGGAGTCGACACGAGTAACGTTTATCTTGTAGCCTGTGGTATTTGTGGTCTAGTATTGTGTTGTGCCACTCTATTTTTAATATTGGGTTCCACAGCAGATGGTTT CTTTTGTCCTTCCCTTAAAGTTTTATCCGCAATGTTGAATCTAAATGAAAATGTTGCTGGTGTTACATTATTGGCATTTGGCAATTGTGCTCCCGATATGATTACCAGTATTACAGGATTGAGGGGTGAATCTCGTCGCCTATATTCAGATACATTGGGCGGAGCTTTATTTGTGGTCTTTGGAGTGGCTGGATCTATTGTGGCCTTTGTACCTTTTATTACCCAACCTTCGAATTTTCTAAGGGATACTTTATTTTTACTATTTACTGTGGTTTTCATGGACTACAGCATGATCACAGATATGTCCATAACTATCTGGGAGGGTTCAG agattttgttcatctatttattttatattatggtTGTGTGCTTGGATCAATATTTAGTGGTGAGAAAATTGAAAG CAATGAAGGCGGAAAATAGTCTTTCAATTATTT caTCTGAGCTTTACTCACGGCTTTCCCGCGAAGCACACTTTGAAATACATTCGCGAAGGAGTAGTCAAAATATGGAATGGAATTCTATGCCTTTTAATCGCTCGAATGGTCCCAATTATCTATTATGGTCACAATTTATTAAATCCATAAATCCCATAGACGAAGAGGAATGGATGGAGAGTGGACAACTTTTCCGTATTGTAATATGTATCAAAGCTCCTATAATATTTTGCCTTAGGCTCTTAATACCTATAGTGGATTTTGAATTGGATGATCATGGCTGGTCGAAACTTTTAAATTCTCTACAAATTATACTTTTACCCTCATTCATTTTATGGATTTTGTTTGATTTGCAAGTGTATACGGTATCCATATGGATTTGGAGTTTGTTGATTACAATGCCTATGGGAATATTGATGTTTTGTAAAACTAGAACAGATACAACACCCGAAGCACAAAAG TATCTGGCTATTATATCAGCTCTTGGCTCGGTTTATGTTATTTATGCCTGTGCTTCCGAGACCATTAGTATTCTGAATGTTTTGGGCTTAATAACACATCGTAGTAATTCATTTTTGGGTTGTACACTCTTGGCTTGGGGTAATAGTATAGGTGACTTGGTAGCAAATATTGCTTTGGCCCGACAAGGTTATCAAAAAATGGGATTTTCGGCTTGTTTTGGAGGACCTTTGTTCA ATACTCTCATAGGTATAGGCCTTGGAATGACATATAAGGCATCAATCTCAAATGAACTCAAAACCAATAAAAAG AGTATTGCCGAAGGTACCATGGGTGCTAATATTACGGTATTCATGATAATCGGTCTTGTACTATTGGTATTTGCGGCcagtacaacaaattttattttacgtcGTTCCAttggtgtatttatgattttaatttatttgatattttttatattcacaTTTCTTGGTGAATTGGAAATTATTCATCCATATGGAAATGATCATAGAATGGATATGCGTTTAGAAGAATCAGATttgtag